CGAAAGACGTGGATGGCTATTCCGTCCTGAGCGCCGGCGAACTGATGACGGGCTTGCCCGGCTTCCGCCCTTGCACACCGTATGGCTGCATGAAACTGATCGAAAGCACGGGCGTCGACTTGCGCGGCAAGCACGCCGTCGTCATCGGCCGCAGCAACACGGTCGGCAAGCCGATGGCCCTGCTGCTCTTGCAAGCGAACGCTACCGTCACCATCTGCCATAGTGCGACCCCGGACCTGGGCCTGTACACGCGCCAGGCGGACGTGGTCGTGGCCGCCGTCGGCCGCCGCAACACCCTGACGGCCGACATGGTCAAGCCGGGCGCCATCGTCATCGACGTGGGCATGAACCGCGACGATGAAGGCAAGCTGTGCGGCGACGTGGATTTTGCCGGCGTGAAAGAAGTCGCCTCCCACATCACGCCCGTGCCGGGTGGCGTGGGTCCGATGACGATCACGATGTTGCTCATGAACACGGTCGAGGCCGCCGAGCGCGTGTAATAACACCGGGGCGGCATGACCGCCCCTTTTAATATATGGAAGCGACGATGAATACCAATCCCCTGCTTGATTTTTCCGGCCTGCCACGCTTCGACGCGATCACGCACGAGCATGTCACGCCTGCCATCGATACCCTCCTGGCCCAGGCACGCGCCACGGTGGCGCGGCTGGAAGCGCCCATGGAAGAAGTGAGCTGGGACAACTTCGTCGCGCCCCAGGACCAGATCGCCGAAACCCTGGGCCGCGCCTGGAGCATCGTCAACCATTTAAATAGCGTGATCGATACGCCCGAACTGCGCGCCGCCTACAATGCCAACCTGCCCAAGGTGACGGAGTTCTTGACCGAGCTGGGCCAGAACGAAATCCTCTTCGGCAAATACAAGCAATTGCAGGCCAGCCCCGCTTTCGCCAGCCTGTCGCCGGCGCGCCGGCGCATCGTCGAGAATGCCGTACGCGACTTCCGCCTGGGCGGCGCTGAGTTGCCCGAGGACAAGAAAGAGCGCTTCGGCGCCATCCAGGAAGAACACGCGGCCGTCTCGACGCGTTTTTCCGAAAACGTGCTCGACGCCACCAATGACTACAAGTTGCTGGTCGAGAACGAAAGCGACCTGGCCGGCTTGCCCGACGACGTGAAGGCCGCCGCGCGTGCCGCGGCCGAAAAGGCCGGCAAGCAAGGCTATGAATTCTCGCTGCACTTCCCGTCCTATTACCCGATCCTGCAATTTGCCGACAAGCGCGCGCTGCGCGAAACCATCTACCGCGCCAACGCCACCAAGGCATCGGACCAGGGCGACGTCTTCAGCAAGAAAGAGGACTGGGACAATACGCACAACATCGTCACCTTGTTGCGGCTGCGCAACGAAGAGGCACAACTGCTCGGCTACGCCAATTTCGCCGAAGTGTCGCTGGTCTCCAAGATGGCCACTTCGCCGGCGCAAGTCATCGCTTTCCTGGAAGACCTGGCCAAGCGCGCGCGTCCGTTCGCCGAAAAGGACCTGGCCGAACTGAAGCAATTCGCCCGCGAAGAGCTGGGCATCGATGAACTGCAGGCGTGGGACGTGCCGTACGCCTCCGAAAAACTGCAGGAACGCCGCTACGCGTTCTCGGCCCAGGAAGTCAAACAATATTTCCCTGAACACAAGGTGATCGACGGCCTGTTCCGCCAGATCCAGAACCTGTTCGCGGTCGAGATCAAACTGGATACGGCGCCCGTCTGGCACCCGGACGTGCGTTTTTACCGCATCGAGCGCGACGGCCAGCTGGTGGGCCAGTTCTACCTGGACCTGTATGCGCGCGCCGGCAAGAGCGGCGGCGCCTGGATGGACGACGCGCGCGGCCGCCGCGCCGACGCACAGCACGTGCAAACGCCGATCGCCTACCTGACCTGCAATTTCACGGAACCGGCCGTGGTCGACGGCAAGGCACAGCCTGCATTGTTCACCCACGATGAAGTCATTACCCTGTTCCACGAGTTCGGCCACGGCCTGCACCATATGCTCACCGTCGTCGACGAACTGGGCGTGTCGGGCATCGCCGGCGTCGAATGGGATGCCGTCGAACTGCCGTCGCAATTCATGGAAAATTTCTGCTGGGAATGGGAAGTGCTCGAACACATGACGGCGCATGCCGTCACGGGCGAGCCGCTGCCGCGCGCGCTGTACGACAAGATGCTGGCGGCCAAGAATTTCCAGTCCGGCCTGCAAACCCTGCGCCAGGTGGAATTCTCCCTGCTAGACATGCATCTGCACTATGACTACGATGCCGGCACGGGCCAGAGCGTGCAGCAGCTGATCGACGGCGTGCGCGCCAAGTTCGCGCTGATCATCCCGCCCGCCTTCAACCGCTTCCAGAATTCCTTCGGGCATATCTTCTCCGGCGGCTACGCGGCTGGCTACTACAGCTACAAATGGGCCGAGGTGCTGTCCGCAGACGCCTATGCGGCATTCGAGGAAGCCAGGGCGCTGGGACCGGCCGCCACCACGGCGGCGGGCAAGCGTTATCTGCAGGAAATCCTGTCCGTCGGCGGCTCGCGCCCCGCGCTGGAATCGTTCACGGCCTTCCGCGGCCGCGAACCGTCGATCGACGCCCTGCTGCGCCACAGCGGCATGGCCGCTTGACCGTCATGAGCCGCGTCGATTTTCACAGCAACGTGCCGGACAAGCTGGCCTACGCCTGCCGTCTGGCACGCAAGGCGTATATGGCCGGCAACAAGGTGGTCGTGCTGGTGCAAGATGGCACCCAGCTCGACGCCTTGAACAGCGCCATGTGGACCATTTCCGCCACGGATTTCCTGCCGCACGTGCTGGCCGGCGACCCGCTGGCCCCGCAAACGCCCATCATCCTGACCGATGACGCGGCGGCCGAGCTGCCGCACCACGACATCCTCGTCAACCTGTCGCAGCTGCCGCCCGCCAATTACGCCGATTTCCAGCGCGTCTTCGAGATCGTCTCCATGGATGAACAGGATGCGCAGGCGGGCCGCCAGCGCTTCCTGCACTACCGCCAGCAAGACGTGCAGCCGACGCATTTCGTCGCGGGTAAAGCATGAGCCAGCAGCCATTCGACCAGGGCATCCCCCTGCTGACGGAGGTGCTGCTGGGGCCGGAAGTGGCCGAGGCCGTCGCGCCCGCCGCAGCGGCGCCTGCCGTCGAGGAAGCGCCGGCGTTGCCGCCTACGGTGGCGCAGCCCGACTGGGACGCCATCGAACAGCGGCTCACGCAGCGCATCCTGCATCAGGTGCAGGGCAAGATTGACCATCTGCTGGAAGAGCGCATCGCCCACGTCCTGCAGACGGCCCTGCAAAACGCCCTGATCGGCATGCGCGGCGCCCTGCGCGAAGACTTGCAGCAATCGCTGGAACAGATCGTCGCGCATGCGGTCAGCCATGAGCTGGGGCATCTGCATCCGCCGGCTCAGTAAGCACACACCTGTCGTTGCGACCATTTCATCACCGACAAAAATCTGGGGTCAGACCCGACGGGTCTGACCCCGGCATTCCCCGTCCTTGCCGTTGGGTTATGAGCATGCCGCGCAATGTCGGGTTACGCGCTGCGCGCTAACCCGACCTACCCGACCTACCCTATTCTTTCCTCCAACGCCATTCTTTGGTGCGCTCGCGCCTGCGAAATCGGTGCATCGCGCCTCACTTTGGTGATTGTTGCGACAAAATGTAAAAAGCCCGAAATGCGGCTTTGCGCCGCCTGTTTTTTGTTGTACCTTTCTTCACACGTACCGCCATTCGAAGCGGTTTTCACGAGACGCCGCCGTATCTTTATCCATTGGAGAATGTTTATGCTGCTCAAGACCAAAGTCCTTCCTCTCGCCCTCGCCCTCGCCTTTGCCGGCCATGCGGGCGCGCAGGAAATCATCAAGATCGGCCACGTCGCCCCGGTCTCTGGCGCCAGCTCCCACCTGGGCAAGGATAACGAGAACGCGGCCAAGATGGCCATCGAGGATTTGAACGCCAAAGGCTTCAAGATCGACGGCAAAGCCGTGAAATTCGTGCTGGTGCCCGAAGATGACGCGGCCGATCCCAAGCAGGGCACGGCCGTGGCGCAAAAGCTGGTCGACGCCAAGGTCAACGGCGTCGTCGGCCACCTGAACTCGGGCACGACGATTCCCGCCTCGCGCATTTACTTCAATGCCGGCATCCCGCAGATTTCGCCGGCCGCCACCAACCCGACCTATACCCAGCAAAAATTCAACACGGCCTTCCGCGTCGTGGCCAATGACAACAAGCTGGGGGGCACCCTGGGCGCGTATGCCGTGGGCAAGCTGCAGGCGAAGAAAATCGCCGTCATCGACGACCGCACGGCCTACGGCCAGGGCGTGGCGGAACAGTTCGTCAAGGGCGCCAAGAAGGCGGCGCCCGGCGTGCAAATCGTCGGCAAGGAATTTACCAATGCCAACGCGACGGACTTCAATGCGATTTTGACCAGCATCAAGTCGAAAAATCCCGACCTGATCTTCTTCGGCGGCATGGATTCCGTGGGCGGCCCCATGCTGCGCCAGATGAAGGCGCTGGGCATCAAGGCCAAGTTCATGGGCGGCGACGGCCTGTGCACGGAACCGCTGGGCAAGCTGGCGGGCGACGCCGTCGGCGAAGACATGGTCACCTGCGCGGAAGCGGGCGGCGTGACGGGCGCGCAGCAAAAAGGCATGGACGATTTCCGCGCCCGCTACAAGCAGAAATACAATATGGAAGTGCAGCTGTACGCGCCATACGTCTACGATGCCGTGATGACCATGGCCACCGCCATGCAGGATGCGAAATCGTCGAAACCGTCCGTCTACCTGCCGTATCTGGCCAAGGTGCACTACCAGGGCGTAACGGGGCCGATCTCGTTCGACGCCAACGGCGACATCAAGGATGGCGCGCTGACCTTGTTCACCTACCGGGATGGCAAGAAAACCAAGATGGAAGTCGTCAAGTAATAGAACCTACTGCGCGGCGCGATTTGCGGCCTGCGATGCTCACTGTGCATTCGCACAGCTCCGCTTCTCAGCCACAACTCACATCCGCTCGCTACGGTTCTTGCTGTCCGGCCACGTAAGCCAGTAATCCTTCGGCCAGCGCGTCGAAGGTGGCGCGGCAGCGCAGGCTGCCGCGCAAATCTTCATGCATGGTGACCCAGGTTTCCATCGGCAGCGAAAACGCTTGCGGCAGCACGCGCCGCAAGGCCGGATCGCGCGCCGCCAGCCCCGCCTGGCACACGCCGATGCCGGCGCCCGCCCGTATCCATGCCAGTTGCGCCAGGTCGCTGTCGCTGCGCCAGGCAAAGCTTTCCCGCGTAAATCCCTGGAAGGCCGCGCCCGCGTTGCGCACGAAGGGGCTCGCCTCGTCGTAGCCGATGACGGCGTGTTGCGCCAGATCAAGCAATCGCGCCGGCGTGCCATGGCGTGCCAGATAATCGGCGTGCGCATGCAGGCCAAGTTCGATCTCGCCCACCTTGCGCGCCACCAGCTGCTCCTGACGGGGACGCAGCATGCGCACGGCGATGTCCGCTTCGCGGCGCAGCAAATCCTGCACCTTGTTGCTCAATACCAATTCAATGGTCAAGCCCGGATGACGCGCGCGCAAGCGTGCCAGGATGGGCGGCAGCACTTCCACGCCCACCACTTCGCTGGCAGCGATGCGCACGACGCCGGCCACGCCCTGCCCCTGGCTGCTGGCGGCGCGCTCCATCAGGGCGGCAGTGTGCTCCATGGTTTCCGCATGGGGACGCAGCGCCAGGGCCACTTCCGTGGGCAGCAAGCCCTGCTGCGAGCGCGTAAACAGCGTCGCACCCAGCGCCTGCTCCAGGGCGGCGATATGCCGGCCGGCGGTGGGCTGCGTGATGCCCAGCGCGCGGGCCGCGCCGGAGAGCGAACCGTGCTTCAGCACGGCCAGCAAGGAGCGGTAGTATTCCCAGGCAATGGATGGGTTCATGGCGTCAACTTGGTCATACATAAATGTATAGCTTGTACGCGATGTTCGTCAATTCCCAATTAGCCTTGCGCGGCAGATACTGGCACCATCAACCACACGGAGGTCATGATGGAGAACACGAAAACAGTATTGGTACTGGGCGCCACAGGCGGCATCGGCGGCGAGATGGTGCGCCAGCTACTGACGGCGGGCTGGCAGGTGCGCGCCCTGACGCGGGGAGAAACGCCATCGCCACGGCGAGATAACATCGAGTGGCTGCGCGGCGACGCGCTGTCGCGCACTGACATGCTGGCGGCCGCCAAAGGCTGCGCCGTCATCGTGCACGCCGTCAACCCGCCCGGCTACCGGAACTGGGGCCAGCTGGTGCTGCCCATGCTCGACAACACGATTGCCGCGGCGACGGCCGAAGGCGCAACCATCGCGCTGCCCGGCACCGTGTACAACTTCGGTCCGGACGCCTTTCCCGTGCTGGCGGAAGACGCGCCGCAACGTCCGCTCACGCGCAAGGGCGCCATCCGCGTGGAACTGGAAGCACGGCTGGAACGGGCCAGCACGCACGGCGCGCGCGTGCTGATCGTGCGCGCGGGCGACTTCTTCGGTCCCCGCGCCGGCAACAACTGGTTTTCGCAGGGGCTGGTGAAACCGGGCCAGAGCGTGCGCAAGGTGCTGTATCCGGGCGCGCCCGGCGTGGGCCACCAGTGGTCCTACCTGCCCGACGTCGCGCGCACGATGGTGCAATTGCTGGCTTTACGCGCCACCTTGCCCGCGTTTGCGCGCTTTCACATGGCCGGCCACTGGGACCACGACGGCCGGCAAATGACGGGGGCGATCGCCCGCGTGGTGGAACAGGCGACAGGAGCGGCGCCCGCTCTCCGGCGTTTTCCGTGGTGGCTGGTGGCGCTGGCGTCGCCGTTCGTGGCGACCTTGCGCGAAATGCGCGAGATGCGCTATCTGTGGCAAGCGCCCTTGTCCATGGACAATGCGCGGCTGCTGGCCGTGCTGGGCCAGGAGCCGCATACGCCGCTCGACGAGGCGGTGCGGGCGACACTGGAGGGCATGGGCAATCTGCATAAGGCAGCGGGCAAAAAAAACGCGCCGGGATTGCCGGCGCGCTAATTGCAGGTACTGCGGCACAGATTATTTCTGTGCCAGTACCCATTTAACCAGGGTATGGGCTTCCGCATCGCTCACTTGCGGGTTGGCTGGCATCGGGATCGCGCCCCAGGTGCCGGAACCGCCCTTCATGACTTTCGCCGCGAGCTTGGCTTCCGCGTCTTTCTGACCAGCGTACTTGGCAGCCACGTCCTTGAACGCAGGGCCCACCAGTTTCGTGCTCACCGCATGGCAAGCCATGCAGTTCTTTGCTTTCGCCAGGTCCGGATTGGCCAACGCTGCTTGCGATGCCAGAGCCGATACGGTCAATACACTCACCAACATAAAACGTTTCATTGTCTTTTCTCCAAAGTTACTTCCTGCGGCATTTTACTGTGTTTCCGCAGATGCACCACGAGCCCAGATCAAGCGTTTCAATGTAGTCACGCAATGTCGTCAGAAGGCATAGCTATTCTGCCCCATCTGCGCGCCCATGACCATGTTGTTTGTAAGGCGATGTAACGACAGGCGGCCCCGCATCGTCAAACGGGGCCGGCCGTCGCACTGACGCAACAGATCAGCGTTTTTTCAGCTGCGACAGATCCCGCACGGCGCCCCGGTCGGCCGACGTCGTCAGCGCCGCATACGCCTGCAGCGCCTGCGACACGTAGCGCTCGCGGTCGACGGGCAGCCAGGCCGCGTCGCCCTTCGCTTCCATGGCGGCGCGGCGC
This window of the Janthinobacterium agaricidamnosum genome carries:
- a CDS encoding M3 family metallopeptidase; translated protein: MNTNPLLDFSGLPRFDAITHEHVTPAIDTLLAQARATVARLEAPMEEVSWDNFVAPQDQIAETLGRAWSIVNHLNSVIDTPELRAAYNANLPKVTEFLTELGQNEILFGKYKQLQASPAFASLSPARRRIVENAVRDFRLGGAELPEDKKERFGAIQEEHAAVSTRFSENVLDATNDYKLLVENESDLAGLPDDVKAAARAAAEKAGKQGYEFSLHFPSYYPILQFADKRALRETIYRANATKASDQGDVFSKKEDWDNTHNIVTLLRLRNEEAQLLGYANFAEVSLVSKMATSPAQVIAFLEDLAKRARPFAEKDLAELKQFAREELGIDELQAWDVPYASEKLQERRYAFSAQEVKQYFPEHKVIDGLFRQIQNLFAVEIKLDTAPVWHPDVRFYRIERDGQLVGQFYLDLYARAGKSGGAWMDDARGRRADAQHVQTPIAYLTCNFTEPAVVDGKAQPALFTHDEVITLFHEFGHGLHHMLTVVDELGVSGIAGVEWDAVELPSQFMENFCWEWEVLEHMTAHAVTGEPLPRALYDKMLAAKNFQSGLQTLRQVEFSLLDMHLHYDYDAGTGQSVQQLIDGVRAKFALIIPPAFNRFQNSFGHIFSGGYAAGYYSYKWAEVLSADAYAAFEEARALGPAATTAAGKRYLQEILSVGGSRPALESFTAFRGREPSIDALLRHSGMAA
- a CDS encoding LysR family transcriptional regulator, whose product is MNPSIAWEYYRSLLAVLKHGSLSGAARALGITQPTAGRHIAALEQALGATLFTRSQQGLLPTEVALALRPHAETMEHTAALMERAASSQGQGVAGVVRIAASEVVGVEVLPPILARLRARHPGLTIELVLSNKVQDLLRREADIAVRMLRPRQEQLVARKVGEIELGLHAHADYLARHGTPARLLDLAQHAVIGYDEASPFVRNAGAAFQGFTRESFAWRSDSDLAQLAWIRAGAGIGVCQAGLAARDPALRRVLPQAFSLPMETWVTMHEDLRGSLRCRATFDALAEGLLAYVAGQQEP
- a CDS encoding branched-chain amino acid ABC transporter substrate-binding protein, which translates into the protein MLLKTKVLPLALALAFAGHAGAQEIIKIGHVAPVSGASSHLGKDNENAAKMAIEDLNAKGFKIDGKAVKFVLVPEDDAADPKQGTAVAQKLVDAKVNGVVGHLNSGTTIPASRIYFNAGIPQISPAATNPTYTQQKFNTAFRVVANDNKLGGTLGAYAVGKLQAKKIAVIDDRTAYGQGVAEQFVKGAKKAAPGVQIVGKEFTNANATDFNAILTSIKSKNPDLIFFGGMDSVGGPMLRQMKALGIKAKFMGGDGLCTEPLGKLAGDAVGEDMVTCAEAGGVTGAQQKGMDDFRARYKQKYNMEVQLYAPYVYDAVMTMATAMQDAKSSKPSVYLPYLAKVHYQGVTGPISFDANGDIKDGALTLFTYRDGKKTKMEVVK
- a CDS encoding c-type cytochrome — its product is MKRFMLVSVLTVSALASQAALANPDLAKAKNCMACHAVSTKLVGPAFKDVAAKYAGQKDAEAKLAAKVMKGGSGTWGAIPMPANPQVSDAEAHTLVKWVLAQK
- a CDS encoding NAD(P)H-binding protein → MENTKTVLVLGATGGIGGEMVRQLLTAGWQVRALTRGETPSPRRDNIEWLRGDALSRTDMLAAAKGCAVIVHAVNPPGYRNWGQLVLPMLDNTIAAATAEGATIALPGTVYNFGPDAFPVLAEDAPQRPLTRKGAIRVELEARLERASTHGARVLIVRAGDFFGPRAGNNWFSQGLVKPGQSVRKVLYPGAPGVGHQWSYLPDVARTMVQLLALRATLPAFARFHMAGHWDHDGRQMTGAIARVVEQATGAAPALRRFPWWLVALASPFVATLREMREMRYLWQAPLSMDNARLLAVLGQEPHTPLDEAVRATLEGMGNLHKAAGKKNAPGLPAR
- a CDS encoding DNA polymerase III subunit chi, producing MSRVDFHSNVPDKLAYACRLARKAYMAGNKVVVLVQDGTQLDALNSAMWTISATDFLPHVLAGDPLAPQTPIILTDDAAAELPHHDILVNLSQLPPANYADFQRVFEIVSMDEQDAQAGRQRFLHYRQQDVQPTHFVAGKA
- the folD gene encoding bifunctional methylenetetrahydrofolate dehydrogenase/methenyltetrahydrofolate cyclohydrolase FolD; the protein is MPAQLIDGIALSQKLRSEIATRAAALTAKGTQPGLAVILVGEDPASQVYVRNKVKACGDVGFHSVLEKYEADLSEADLLARIASLNADPAIHGILVQMPLPKHINPHKVIEAIATTKDVDGYSVLSAGELMTGLPGFRPCTPYGCMKLIESTGVDLRGKHAVVIGRSNTVGKPMALLLLQANATVTICHSATPDLGLYTRQADVVVAAVGRRNTLTADMVKPGAIVIDVGMNRDDEGKLCGDVDFAGVKEVASHITPVPGGVGPMTITMLLMNTVEAAERV